One genomic region from Saprospiraceae bacterium encodes:
- a CDS encoding DUF4981 domain-containing protein produces the protein MRYFSIFILLFFAYNFFGQSFTFTEWENEKIVDINKLAPHAIAMTYATVPQAIKDDYAGSPWYQSLNGTWKFNYVDQPSKAPRDFFKTTFNDQKWGTIPVPGNWELNGYGIPIYTNIIYPFPKNPPFIDHAFAPVGTYRRSFTVPSTWTGREVILHFGSVTGAMYLYINGQEVGFSKVSKSPAEFDISKYIHAGTNQVAIRIHRWHDGSYLEDQDFWRLTGIERDVYLVAKNKINIQDFFAHPDLDPTYKNGLLSIDLTLKNPLEKSLSAELTLFDQAGNRVAANTQKTTKISDRLHLEINIENVNTWSAEIPNLYTMVVELKDANQKSLDIISHKTGFRKVEIINAQLLVNGQRIMVHGVNRHEHDEVQGHVMSREIMIRDIQMMKQYNINAVRSCHYPDDPLWLKLCDEYGLYVVDEANIEVHGMGATLQGPFDQSVHPAYLLSWAPAFEDRIKRLVERDKNHACVILWSMGNECGNGQVFHEMYTWMKQRDPSRPVQFEQAGEDWNTDIVCPMYPPMEYMRRYATDVTQQRPFIMCEYAHAMGNSLGNFQEYFDVIESSPRLQGGFIWDWMDQGLKTKDMFGHIFWAYGGDLGAGDLQNDENFCANGLIAADRSVHPGLYEVKKVYQDIVFKDIDWKKGQIKLFNRFSFKDLSDYTFKWILTKDGMPEATGSFDKNIGPGDSATIQLSLKPMNNEAEYSLQLYGYTRQDLPLIPKGHEVARQEFSQGTHSFFDRSSPAPGTLVIEKINNNMRFTSGDVSGRFNLGSGKLMAYTFKGKSLILQSPEPYFWRAPTDNDFGNEMPAKSGIWRTAHQNQQTTGVIVGEQTEEGVDIEASYRLTDIRADYKIIYHIFNDGKIAIRAAIELGIDHQLPEMPRFGMRIIAPKLFDSIKLYGRGPWENYSDRNTASFLGLYDQSLGDQFVHSYIRPQECGYKTDVRWLMLQDKSGQGIKITGLQPLGFSALPYTTEDLDPGLTKKQRHPSDLHERDFIDLHVDLSQRGVAGDNSWGMLPHRPYRLLGHQYGYGFVIGPAQ, from the coding sequence ATGAGATATTTTTCAATTTTTATATTGTTATTTTTTGCATATAATTTTTTCGGTCAATCATTCACTTTTACAGAATGGGAAAATGAAAAAATAGTGGATATCAATAAGCTGGCGCCACATGCCATAGCTATGACTTATGCTACAGTACCTCAGGCGATTAAGGATGATTATGCTGGGTCGCCGTGGTATCAGTCATTGAATGGTACCTGGAAGTTTAATTATGTTGACCAACCCTCTAAAGCACCCAGGGATTTTTTCAAAACGACCTTTAATGATCAAAAATGGGGTACCATCCCTGTCCCTGGCAATTGGGAGCTCAATGGTTATGGTATCCCTATCTACACCAATATTATATATCCCTTTCCTAAAAACCCGCCTTTTATAGACCATGCCTTTGCGCCAGTGGGAACCTATCGGAGGTCATTTACAGTGCCCAGTACCTGGACGGGCCGTGAAGTAATCTTACACTTTGGTTCGGTGACAGGGGCTATGTATTTGTATATCAATGGACAGGAAGTGGGATTCTCTAAAGTGAGTAAGTCACCAGCGGAATTTGATATCTCTAAATATATCCATGCAGGTACCAATCAGGTGGCGATCAGGATCCACCGCTGGCATGATGGCTCATACCTGGAAGACCAGGATTTTTGGCGGCTGACCGGTATAGAACGGGATGTGTACCTGGTGGCCAAAAATAAAATCAATATCCAAGATTTTTTTGCACATCCTGACCTTGACCCTACCTATAAAAATGGTTTGTTATCAATTGATTTGACCTTAAAAAATCCATTAGAAAAATCGCTGTCTGCAGAGCTCACCCTGTTTGATCAAGCTGGTAATAGAGTTGCTGCTAATACACAAAAAACGACTAAAATATCAGATCGTCTGCATTTGGAAATCAATATCGAAAATGTAAATACCTGGAGTGCCGAAATTCCCAATTTATACACCATGGTGGTTGAACTCAAAGATGCCAATCAAAAATCCCTCGATATCATCTCTCATAAAACAGGATTTAGAAAAGTTGAAATCATCAATGCTCAGCTATTGGTCAATGGTCAGCGCATCATGGTGCATGGAGTCAACCGCCATGAGCATGATGAGGTGCAGGGGCATGTGATGAGCCGGGAGATCATGATTCGGGACATCCAGATGATGAAGCAGTACAATATCAATGCAGTCCGATCTTGTCATTATCCTGATGATCCGTTATGGCTCAAGCTATGTGATGAGTATGGACTCTATGTAGTCGACGAAGCTAATATTGAAGTTCATGGAATGGGGGCAACCTTGCAAGGGCCCTTCGATCAGAGCGTCCACCCAGCTTATCTTCTATCCTGGGCACCTGCTTTTGAAGACCGGATTAAACGACTGGTGGAGCGGGACAAAAATCATGCCTGCGTGATCCTTTGGAGTATGGGCAATGAATGTGGTAATGGTCAGGTTTTTCATGAAATGTATACCTGGATGAAACAACGGGATCCTTCGAGGCCTGTACAATTCGAACAAGCAGGGGAAGATTGGAATACGGATATCGTGTGTCCAATGTATCCTCCTATGGAGTATATGCGAAGATATGCTACTGATGTGACCCAGCAGCGTCCTTTCATTATGTGCGAATATGCGCATGCCATGGGCAATAGCCTCGGTAATTTTCAGGAATATTTTGATGTGATCGAAAGCAGTCCACGTTTGCAGGGCGGATTTATATGGGATTGGATGGATCAGGGATTGAAGACAAAAGATATGTTCGGTCATATATTTTGGGCTTACGGCGGAGATCTGGGTGCAGGCGACCTGCAGAATGATGAAAATTTTTGTGCGAATGGATTGATTGCTGCAGACAGGTCCGTTCATCCCGGCCTGTATGAAGTGAAAAAAGTATACCAGGACATCGTGTTTAAAGATATTGATTGGAAAAAAGGCCAAATCAAACTGTTTAATAGGTTTTCGTTTAAAGACCTGAGTGATTATACCTTTAAGTGGATATTGACTAAAGATGGTATGCCTGAAGCGACAGGCAGTTTCGATAAAAATATTGGACCTGGGGATTCGGCGACTATCCAACTGAGTTTAAAGCCTATGAACAATGAGGCAGAATATTCACTCCAGTTATATGGGTACACTCGACAAGATCTCCCCTTGATTCCTAAAGGGCATGAAGTGGCGCGACAGGAATTCTCTCAGGGCACACATTCTTTTTTTGATCGAAGCAGTCCTGCTCCCGGTACACTGGTCATCGAAAAAATAAATAATAATATGCGCTTCACCTCCGGGGATGTCTCCGGCAGATTTAATCTTGGTTCCGGTAAATTGATGGCTTACACCTTTAAAGGTAAATCGCTCATCCTACAGTCACCTGAGCCTTATTTTTGGCGCGCACCTACGGACAATGATTTTGGCAATGAGATGCCTGCCAAGTCGGGCATTTGGCGGACAGCCCATCAAAATCAACAAACAACCGGGGTCATCGTCGGCGAACAAACCGAAGAGGGTGTGGACATAGAAGCCAGCTATCGGCTCACAGATATCCGCGCCGATTACAAAATAATTTATCACATATTCAATGATGGTAAAATAGCCATCCGGGCTGCCATCGAGTTAGGCATAGATCATCAACTGCCCGAGATGCCCAGGTTTGGTATGCGCATCATTGCTCCCAAACTCTTCGACTCCATCAAATTGTATGGCAGAGGTCCCTGGGAAAACTATTCAGACCGCAATACCGCTTCTTTTTTGGGGCTATATGATCAATCCCTGGGCGACCAATTCGTTCATTCCTATATCCGACCCCAGGAGTGTGGATACAAGACAGATGTTCGATGGCTCATGCTGCAGGATAAATCCGGCCAGGGCATCAAAATCACCGGACTTCAGCCGTTGGGCTTCAGTGCCTTGCCTTATACCACAGAAGATCTGGATCCCGGCCTGACTAAAAAGCAAAGACATCCATCCGACCTGCATGAGCGCGACTTTATTGACCTGCATGTAGATTTAAGTCAGCGAGGCGTCGCGGGAGATAATAGTTGGGGCATGCTGCCGCATAGGCCTTATCGTTTGTTAGGGCATCAGTACGGTTATGGATTCGTCATTGGTCCAGCGCAATAA
- a CDS encoding cation-translocating P-type ATPase, with protein MPVNNFNISGLTDDQVVVSRNTHGLNKLVYKKENGFLDAVKSLATEPMVILLFVAATIYFISGKTGDGVFLASAIVLVATISLYQDTRSRNALEKLKEYTQPGCKVIRNGLVVEIKSQDLVMEDSLLVEEGTAIPADGIIIHSNDFSVNESILTGESLAVYKDATSEDNTIFQGTTVASGLAIVRVTAIGLNTKLGKIGKSLESIVEEKTPLELQINNFVKKMVIAGAVVFLVVWIINYFKTQSLLDSLLKALTLAMSILPEEIPVAFTTFMALGAWRLMKMGIVVKQMKTVETLGSATVICTDKTGTITENKMSLASIFVLANQKYYSLATELPEEGKALIRTSMWASEPIPFDPMEVALHEAYSEIMLTDERPNFNIVKEYALGGQPPMMTHIFEDKQGHRIIAAKGAPEAIINVSDLDPDEGKVIEDTILEFASKGYRVLGVGEAHMDSDEYPKSQQEIRFIFKGIIAFYDPPKKNITKVLNDFYDAGITVKIVTGDNAATTKSIAKQVGFRGFEKSINGDDLMKLNDAELVKVVVENNVFTRMFPEAKLKIINALKANNEIVAMTGDGVNDGPALKAAHIGVAMGRKGTEIAKQAASLILLEDDLSKMVDAVAMGRKIYSNLKKAIQYIISIHIPIVMTVFIPLVLGWVYPNIFSPIHIIFMELVMGPTCSIIYENEPIEENILSQKPRPFTTTFFNWRELTTSMVQGLVISIGTLGVYQLAVLQGFSEPHTRTMVFTTLISANIFLTLVNRSFYYSIFTTSRYKNNLVWRIIVITILITGMLLFVKPFADFLTLNHWM; from the coding sequence ATGCCAGTCAATAATTTTAACATCTCAGGTCTGACCGATGACCAAGTTGTGGTATCCAGGAATACTCATGGACTCAATAAGTTGGTATATAAAAAAGAAAATGGCTTTTTAGATGCAGTCAAGAGTTTAGCTACCGAACCTATGGTGATCCTTTTATTTGTGGCAGCTACCATTTATTTCATCAGTGGAAAAACTGGAGATGGTGTTTTCCTTGCTTCTGCGATAGTCTTAGTAGCCACGATTTCTCTTTATCAGGATACCCGCAGCCGCAATGCCCTTGAAAAATTAAAAGAATACACCCAGCCGGGCTGTAAGGTGATTCGCAATGGTCTGGTGGTTGAAATCAAGTCTCAGGACCTGGTGATGGAGGATAGTCTGTTGGTAGAAGAAGGCACAGCTATACCGGCTGATGGGATCATTATTCATTCCAATGATTTTTCTGTCAATGAATCTATTTTGACAGGTGAATCGCTAGCAGTATATAAAGATGCCACTAGCGAAGACAATACTATTTTCCAGGGTACAACCGTGGCAAGTGGGCTCGCTATCGTGAGAGTCACAGCTATTGGCCTCAATACCAAATTGGGCAAAATTGGAAAAAGCCTGGAGAGCATCGTTGAAGAAAAAACACCACTTGAATTACAGATCAACAATTTTGTAAAAAAAATGGTGATTGCGGGAGCTGTGGTTTTCCTGGTAGTGTGGATCATCAATTATTTTAAAACTCAAAGTCTGCTTGATAGTTTATTAAAAGCCCTTACCCTGGCTATGAGTATACTTCCTGAAGAGATCCCAGTAGCTTTTACCACTTTCATGGCCCTGGGAGCCTGGCGATTGATGAAAATGGGTATAGTGGTCAAGCAAATGAAGACAGTGGAAACCTTAGGCAGTGCCACCGTGATTTGTACTGATAAGACAGGGACCATCACCGAAAACAAAATGAGTCTGGCTAGTATTTTTGTTTTAGCCAACCAAAAGTATTATTCTTTAGCCACTGAGCTGCCGGAAGAAGGCAAAGCACTAATAAGGACATCGATGTGGGCCAGCGAACCTATCCCTTTTGATCCAATGGAAGTAGCACTACATGAAGCTTATTCTGAAATTATGCTTACAGATGAAAGACCAAACTTTAATATAGTCAAAGAATATGCTTTAGGCGGCCAGCCTCCTATGATGACCCATATTTTTGAGGACAAACAAGGACATCGTATCATAGCCGCTAAGGGCGCTCCGGAAGCTATAATAAATGTTTCAGACCTGGATCCTGATGAGGGCAAAGTAATTGAAGATACCATTTTAGAATTTGCTTCAAAAGGTTATCGGGTATTGGGTGTTGGAGAGGCTCATATGGATAGTGATGAGTATCCCAAATCTCAGCAAGAAATCAGATTCATATTTAAAGGTATTATTGCATTTTATGACCCTCCAAAGAAGAATATAACTAAAGTATTAAACGACTTTTATGATGCAGGGATTACTGTAAAAATCGTGACTGGTGATAATGCAGCCACTACCAAATCAATTGCTAAACAAGTTGGGTTTAGAGGATTTGAGAAAAGTATTAATGGAGATGATTTGATGAAGTTGAATGACGCAGAATTGGTGAAAGTAGTTGTAGAGAATAATGTGTTTACCAGGATGTTTCCCGAAGCAAAATTGAAGATAATTAACGCATTAAAAGCGAACAATGAGATCGTTGCCATGACGGGAGACGGGGTCAACGATGGTCCTGCACTCAAAGCAGCCCATATCGGTGTCGCGATGGGTCGTAAAGGAACAGAAATAGCCAAGCAGGCGGCTTCGCTGATATTATTAGAAGATGATCTTTCGAAAATGGTGGATGCGGTGGCTATGGGCAGAAAAATTTATTCTAACCTCAAAAAAGCTATTCAATATATTATTTCAATCCATATACCTATTGTGATGACCGTCTTCATACCATTGGTCTTGGGATGGGTATATCCCAATATTTTCTCGCCTATTCACATCATCTTTATGGAATTGGTCATGGGGCCAACCTGTTCGATCATCTATGAAAATGAACCAATTGAAGAAAATATTCTTTCTCAAAAGCCGAGGCCTTTCACGACTACTTTTTTTAATTGGAGGGAGTTGACTACGAGTATGGTCCAGGGATTAGTCATTTCTATAGGAACATTAGGAGTATATCAATTGGCAGTATTGCAAGGGTTTAGTGAACCACATACGCGTACCATGGTTTTTACTACCCTCATTTCAGCTAATATATTTTTGACCCTGGTCAATCGGTCATTTTATTACTCGATTTTTACCACATCCCGATATAAAAACAATTTGGTATGGAGGATCATAGTGATCACCATATTGATTACAGGAATGTTGTTATTTGTGAAACCTTTCGCTGATTTTTTGACTTTGAATCACTGGATGTAA
- a CDS encoding universal stress protein has translation MKKILIAIDYNPTAENVAKIGYAVAKAFQAEVVLVHVITDPAFYSIPYSPIMGFYGSYADGTEGVVENIKKEAEDFLAASGKHLGDPLVQTKVLEGDTDDSILQFADEWKADLIVMGSHKHKGLEKLLPDLAVHMVKNSKIPLLTIPSESLT, from the coding sequence ATGAAAAAAATTCTTATCGCCATTGACTACAATCCTACTGCTGAAAACGTAGCTAAGATTGGTTATGCTGTTGCCAAAGCATTTCAAGCTGAGGTCGTACTCGTACATGTTATTACAGATCCAGCTTTTTATAGCATTCCATATTCGCCGATTATGGGTTTCTATGGCAGCTATGCTGACGGTACTGAGGGGGTAGTGGAAAATATTAAAAAGGAAGCTGAAGATTTTTTGGCAGCTTCAGGCAAGCACCTGGGTGACCCACTCGTTCAGACCAAGGTATTGGAAGGGGATACCGATGATTCAATTTTGCAATTTGCCGATGAATGGAAGGCAGATTTGATTGTAATGGGCTCGCACAAACACAAAGGCCTGGAGAAACTTCTACCTGACCTGGCCGTGCATATGGTCAAAAATTCAAAAATTCCATTGTTGACGATTCCATCTGAATCTTTAACCTGA
- a CDS encoding pyridoxamine 5'-phosphate oxidase family protein has translation MLGELNELQIKNVLSSQALGRMACAEGELPYIIPVTYAYDGDFIYGQTNEGKKLDILRKNPNVCFEVDSMFDMRNWQCAIVHGKFEELSGLEADNARELLFNRVFPLKTSSTIHPFGHEVNDEIDDSTRIKVVMYRIKLVSFSGRFEKQ, from the coding sequence ATGTTAGGTGAATTAAATGAGCTTCAGATTAAAAATGTCCTTTCTAGTCAGGCTTTAGGTAGGATGGCTTGTGCAGAAGGTGAACTTCCATACATCATACCTGTAACTTATGCTTATGATGGTGACTTTATTTATGGTCAGACCAATGAAGGAAAAAAATTAGATATACTACGTAAAAACCCCAATGTCTGCTTTGAGGTAGATAGTATGTTTGACATGAGAAATTGGCAATGCGCTATAGTCCATGGAAAATTTGAAGAACTATCCGGCCTTGAAGCAGACAATGCAAGGGAATTGCTGTTCAATCGTGTATTCCCACTGAAAACCAGCAGTACGATTCACCCTTTTGGTCATGAAGTCAACGACGAGATAGACGATTCTACAAGAATTAAAGTAGTCATGTATCGCATTAAATTGGTATCTTTTTCTGGACGGTTTGAAAAGCAATAA
- a CDS encoding Na/Pi cotransporter family protein, protein MLTAFFKLLVGVVIFLFGFNFIEESISNISGRSFKLYLKKQTSNPIKAIIGGTVVTAILQSSSIVNFLVLSFVGAGILKISNALAIVLGANLGTTLDSWVIATLGFQMNLENLSFPLIAIGGLLMFMSDKVGKIYYWSRFCVGLGFLFFGLEFIKNGVSEYLTTYDLSALAHYPLVVFVIFGLIATTLTQSSSVTIAITLATLYAHGISLIAAMAVVLGSEVGTTLKIILASLNGPSVKKKVAYGNLIFNGFTLLLAYIFIKPTYHLIKDIIAIKDPLLALVFFQTMINLLTILLFLPFLKKLGYWLDKHVSSTMDKTNLLQKISVNEGDFAHDALEKETKTFLNIVLLFSNKVFEKNTTLDLDDQPLQKKISTLDNSELYHFIKHKHGEIRNYAFNLHRLTNDEDKLKRLDQLLEAIREAMYAVKSIKDSFIDIEALRNSSNDVKYGSYVESKTEIPTLVANLMSILRQDTRTYDSTSLAKLLQKLDSEFVTQVGQYYKTEFKPKLIEDEFSTLINFDREIFNASRSMILMTEIFLSNVHIPKHQKNIQVIDGNA, encoded by the coding sequence ATGTTGACCGCATTTTTCAAACTTCTAGTAGGCGTCGTCATTTTTCTTTTCGGCTTTAATTTTATTGAAGAATCGATCAGTAATATTTCGGGAAGATCATTCAAGCTTTATTTAAAAAAACAAACTTCCAATCCGATCAAAGCAATTATAGGGGGTACGGTGGTCACTGCGATATTGCAAAGCAGTAGTATTGTTAACTTCCTCGTTTTATCATTTGTTGGGGCAGGAATATTGAAAATCTCAAATGCCTTGGCTATTGTGTTGGGAGCCAACCTGGGCACTACGCTGGATAGTTGGGTGATAGCTACCCTCGGATTTCAAATGAATCTGGAGAATCTATCTTTTCCATTAATTGCTATAGGAGGACTCTTGATGTTTATGTCTGACAAAGTGGGAAAAATATATTACTGGAGTAGATTCTGTGTAGGGTTGGGGTTCTTATTCTTTGGTTTAGAGTTTATTAAAAATGGAGTATCTGAATACCTGACCACCTATGATCTAAGTGCCCTAGCCCACTATCCTTTGGTCGTCTTTGTGATATTTGGGCTGATTGCTACTACCCTGACTCAATCCAGTTCTGTTACCATAGCCATTACTCTGGCGACTTTATACGCACATGGAATCTCATTGATAGCCGCGATGGCCGTGGTGCTCGGATCAGAAGTTGGCACCACGCTTAAAATAATACTAGCTTCTTTGAATGGACCTTCGGTCAAAAAAAAAGTAGCCTATGGCAATCTAATCTTTAATGGATTTACCCTTCTTTTGGCATATATATTTATAAAGCCAACATATCATCTGATTAAAGACATTATAGCGATTAAAGACCCTCTTTTAGCCCTGGTGTTTTTTCAAACTATGATCAATTTATTGACTATCCTTTTATTTTTACCATTTTTAAAAAAACTGGGCTATTGGTTGGATAAGCATGTATCCAGTACCATGGACAAAACAAATCTTTTACAGAAGATATCTGTAAACGAAGGAGATTTTGCACATGACGCACTGGAAAAAGAAACCAAGACTTTTTTGAATATAGTCCTGCTCTTTTCAAACAAAGTATTTGAAAAAAATACAACCCTGGATCTTGATGATCAACCACTGCAAAAAAAAATAAGCACTTTGGACAATTCAGAGCTTTACCATTTTATAAAACACAAACATGGAGAGATCAGAAATTATGCTTTCAACTTACACCGTCTGACTAATGATGAAGACAAGTTAAAACGACTGGATCAACTATTGGAAGCTATCCGGGAAGCGATGTATGCCGTCAAGAGCATTAAAGACTCTTTTATCGATATAGAAGCCTTGCGTAATAGCTCGAATGATGTAAAATATGGGTCATATGTGGAGTCAAAGACTGAGATACCCACCCTGGTGGCTAATTTGATGTCGATACTTCGGCAAGATACCAGGACATATGATTCTACAAGTCTTGCCAAGCTGCTTCAAAAGCTTGATAGTGAGTTTGTGACCCAAGTGGGACAATATTACAAAACAGAATTTAAACCCAAGTTGATTGAAGACGAATTTTCGACATTGATAAATTTTGATCGTGAAATATTTAATGCCAGCAGATCTATGATACTAATGACGGAAATATTCCTCTCCAATGTTCATATACCAAAACATCAGAAAAATATACAGGTAATAGATGGAAATGCTTAA
- a CDS encoding erythromycin esterase family protein has protein sequence MGKYFFNKNSPDNLEIISSIKQWSWPLENPNDLNPLIDKIGNARIVMLGEASHGTSEYYRWRWHITKRLIGEKGFNFIAVEGDWPDCYRLNRYIKLDSSTPHNPYAVLREFNRWPTWMWANWEMVAISEWLKKYNQTKNLKDKIGFYGLDVYSLYESLQEIMNYLDKVDKDAYAIAMDTVRCFEPYRQDEGRSYAKASELVPELCQNEVLKLLQEIQLKIASYNSDMENVFSVGQNSTIVANAEQYYRSMIKGGPHSWNVRDRHMHETLVNLLQFHGKNSKAIIWAHNTHVGDARATDMIREGMYNIGELARMQLQESGVFLVGFGSFEGTVTASNRWGGEIQQLDLPVARANSWEYLLHQASPKNKLLIMEDFNTDSLIEHFIPHRAIGVVYQPEYEVYGNYVPSILPLRYDAFIHIDQTTALHPLHIQPSGHQTPETYPFGV, from the coding sequence ATGGGAAAGTATTTTTTTAACAAAAATTCACCAGATAATCTAGAAATAATTTCATCCATTAAACAATGGTCATGGCCATTAGAGAACCCGAATGACTTGAATCCATTGATCGACAAAATTGGAAATGCCCGAATAGTTATGTTAGGAGAGGCTTCGCATGGCACCAGTGAATATTATAGGTGGAGGTGGCATATCACAAAGAGGCTCATAGGAGAAAAAGGATTTAATTTTATCGCAGTGGAAGGAGATTGGCCGGATTGTTATCGGCTGAACCGGTATATCAAATTGGACTCTTCAACGCCTCACAATCCCTATGCTGTACTGAGGGAATTTAATAGATGGCCGACCTGGATGTGGGCAAACTGGGAAATGGTGGCAATTTCCGAGTGGTTAAAGAAATATAATCAAACTAAAAATCTAAAAGATAAAATTGGCTTTTATGGTCTGGATGTATATAGTCTGTACGAAAGCCTACAGGAAATCATGAATTACTTGGACAAAGTCGATAAAGATGCATATGCAATAGCCATGGATACCGTGAGATGTTTTGAGCCTTACCGTCAAGACGAAGGTAGATCCTATGCCAAGGCAAGCGAATTAGTGCCCGAACTGTGCCAAAATGAAGTACTCAAGTTATTGCAAGAAATTCAGCTCAAAATAGCTTCTTATAATTCCGATATGGAAAATGTATTCAGTGTTGGTCAAAACTCAACCATCGTAGCCAATGCCGAGCAATATTATCGCTCTATGATCAAAGGAGGACCCCATAGCTGGAATGTGAGGGATAGACATATGCACGAGACACTTGTCAATCTGCTTCAATTTCATGGAAAAAATTCAAAAGCCATCATCTGGGCTCACAACACCCACGTAGGTGATGCCAGAGCGACTGACATGATCAGAGAAGGTATGTATAATATTGGTGAACTGGCAAGAATGCAACTACAAGAGTCCGGAGTATTTTTGGTAGGATTTGGTTCTTTTGAAGGAACAGTGACAGCCTCTAACCGATGGGGAGGAGAAATCCAACAATTAGATTTACCTGTTGCTCGTGCTAATAGTTGGGAATATTTATTGCACCAGGCATCTCCTAAAAACAAATTGCTTATAATGGAAGATTTTAATACCGACTCATTAATCGAGCATTTTATACCACATCGTGCGATTGGTGTAGTCTACCAACCGGAATACGAAGTATATGGCAATTATGTGCCAAGCATCCTTCCACTAAGATATGACGCATTTATACATATAGATCAAACCACTGCTCTACACCCACTGCATATTCAACCCAGTGGCCACCAGACTCCTGAGACTTATCCATTTGGTGTTTAG
- a CDS encoding dienelactone hydrolase family protein has translation MVNLQFEDEVDIAIDGLYVSGDLKVPLNAKGIILFSHGSGSSRHSPRNKYVAGYFNKRQIGTLLFDLLTEEEDKISENRFNLPLLSSRLIEATKWILDTPITFDCNIGYFGASTGAASALIAASELKFVKAVVSRGGRPDLAFNVLPTLMTPTLLIVGSEDHEVIKLNESALAMLPGKKKMDIIPGATHLFEEPGTLDLVCESAYEWFDMYL, from the coding sequence ATGGTAAATCTGCAATTTGAAGATGAAGTGGATATTGCCATCGATGGGTTATATGTCAGTGGTGATCTCAAGGTTCCACTAAATGCAAAAGGGATTATTTTGTTTTCACATGGGAGTGGAAGTAGCAGGCATAGTCCGAGAAATAAATATGTGGCAGGGTATTTTAATAAACGACAGATAGGTACTTTGTTGTTTGATTTATTGACTGAAGAAGAAGATAAAATCTCTGAAAACAGATTTAATCTTCCTTTATTGTCCAGCAGGTTAATCGAAGCCACTAAGTGGATCCTTGATACCCCCATTACTTTTGATTGCAACATCGGTTATTTTGGTGCAAGTACAGGAGCTGCTTCTGCTTTGATAGCTGCCTCAGAATTAAAATTTGTAAAGGCTGTGGTCAGCCGTGGTGGAAGGCCGGATCTTGCTTTCAATGTACTACCAACCCTGATGACTCCAACCTTGTTGATCGTTGGCAGTGAGGATCATGAAGTTATTAAATTAAATGAATCAGCACTGGCCATGCTGCCTGGTAAGAAAAAAATGGATATTATACCTGGGGCGACACATCTATTTGAAGAGCCGGGTACCTTAGATCTGGTATGTGAGTCAGCTTATGAATGGTTTGACATGTATTTGTAA